The segment aaattggagtTCCTGACACTTTTAAAGTTGTCTTTTCAAGTGAGAGCTAACTGTATTAATTGACAGCTTCACTGGAATAGTGTTATATACTTTCATCCAAAGGGTACTGGATAATCACCTTCCTCCAGCCCCCTCTGTGTGCCTGACACCCAGGGCCAGCCAGCACCCCCATGAAGGGCAGTCACACACATAGCTCTGGACTTGGCCCTGTGCCAAGGGCTCTGGGTGGGAGATGCAGCCCCTTTCCTTCCAAGATTTGGGGCAGGGGGCTGCCCTCTGGGCAATTTGTCTCAAACTTCAGGATACAGTAATGTCATAGGGGAACTTAAATTCCCAAGCCTACCCTAGGAGGTAACCATCTAAGGTGTCCAGAAGTGACCTTTAGAAAACCTGCAGCAGGATGGGCAATGtgctttaagaaagaaagagacaataaTCTATGCAATAACACACAAGTGAAAAGGATGAATGGAAAATACACATGAGAGCAGCATTTGTGCACCAGTGGGACACAAGTGTGGGATGCTTCTTCAGAAGAGCATTTTGGGGAGCATCACAGTGTATTTTTTACTGCAGGAAAAACAAAGAGCCAGGGAAGGTAAGGTGTTTACTTCTGTATGGAGAGTCAGTGACTGATAAGGTGCCCTCTCCCATGGTCACAGTAGACAGTTAGAAGCcatagcttgtgtgtgtgtgtgtgtgtgtgtgtgtgtgtggcatgaaGGTTCTGTTTGACCTTCAGATATAAGGGCTAATCCTCTGTTGCCATAAATGAGATCCTGTAATTTACATCTTGTAATTTTACCTCCATCTGTGAAGCTGTTGACTGATCCTGAGTACCCTCACAAGAAAGCCTGTGATAGATGTAtgccacaaataaataatatagtgTCACTTCCCGAAGGGCAGCGATAACCTAGGAAGGCAGAAGTTTCATTAGGATGCACAAATGATAAGAACTGACCCTCAGAAGGTAAAAGGGAGCCCAAATCAATGTTGTAGTCTACATATTTTTGTCCTGTGGGTGACATTGGGTTAGGTGGACCCTTCACTGAGAATCTCACACTGTTTATACATTCCTGTTGTCTGGTGGCTTTGATAGGAGAGGTGCCatgatcctgtgtgtgtgtgtgtgtgtgtgtgtgtgtctgtgtgtcttttgcACGAGTGCCTTGGAGCGTGCAAGTGGGAGAGGTTGGTTTGGCCTTACTGCATGTGCAGGATGTGGGCTGAGAAGAGGGTGCGGAGTGTGGGGTGTCTTGTGTGAAGAGGGGGCACTGGGTTGGGGGGAGGGACAGGGGACTGAGGCAGCAGGTGTGTGCGATGCTCGGCGGCCCCAGTCGAGACAGGTGCACCGGGCGCCCCGAGGCGAGCTGCGCAGAGGCTGACGGCGGCCTTGTCTGACTTGTGTGAGCAGGAAAGTCGTGGAAGGCGCTGACGCTGTCCCAGAAGAGGCCCTACGTGGACGAGGCGGAGCGGCTGCGACTGCAGCACATGCAGGACTACCCCAACTACAAGTACCGGCCACGCAGGAAGAAGCAGGCCAAGCGCCTGTGCAAGCGCGTGGACCCAGGCTTCCTGCTCAGCTCGCTCTCCCGCGACCAGAACTCCCTGCCCGAAAAGCGGGGCGGCGGCCGGGGGGCGCCGGGGGAGAAGGAGGACCGGGGTGAGTACTCTCCAGGCTCCGCGCTGCCCGGCCTGCGGGGCTGCTTCCATGACGGCCCGgccggcggcagcggcggcggcggcacccCGGGCAGCGTGGACGCGTACCCCTACGGGCTGCCCACCCCGCCGGAGATGTCACCCTTGGACGTGCTGGAGCCGGAGCAGACCTTCTTCTCCTCCCCTTGCCAGGAGGACCATGCGCACTCCCGCCGCATCGCCCACCTGCCCGGGCCCCCCTACTCCCCGGAGTACGCCCCCAACCCCCTCCACTGCGGCCACCCCCTGGGCTCCCTGGCCCTCGGTCAGTCCTCGGGCGTCTCTATGATGTCCACCGTGTCTGGCTGTCCCCCGTCTCCGGCCTATTACTCCCAGGCCGCCTACCCGCCTCTCCACTCCAACCTGCACGCCCACCTGGGCCAGCTCTCCCCGCCTCCCGAGCATCCTGGCTTCGAAGCCCTGGATCAGCTGAGCCAGGTGGAACTCCTGGGGGACATGGATCGCAATGAATTCGACCAGTACTTGAACACTCCTGGCCACCCAGACTCTGCCGCCGGGGCCCTCAGCGGGCAGGGCGCGGTCTCTCAGGTGACACCGACGGGCCCCACAGAGACCAGCCTCATTTCCGTGCTGGCTGATGCCACGGCCACGTACTACAACAGCTACAGTGTGTCATAGAGCCCGGGCGGCCCATCCGGCCGGCCTCGCCGCAGCCGGTCCTTACCGCGCCGAGCGCAGCGCCCCGGGGTGGGCACGCACTTCCACGAGCCGCGCGCCGACAGGCTCTGAGGGTCCGGGGCCCCTCCTCCGCCCCTTCCCCTCCGCCCCGCCCCGCTGCGGCCAGTGTTCTGAGTATATTCCTTCAAAAGAGTTTCCATTGGCtccaccctgggaatcaggcgcGGTCGTTGCTGAGGACGCTATTTCCCGGTAGTTTTCACTGACCTCTCCTCCCAGTTTTCAATCCGGAAACAAATTCGGGAAAAGCCCAGCAACATTCGCATCCCTGCCGCTTCTGACACAGCTGCAGGGGTCCTGCCGTCCTGACCTTTGGTCTTCCAGGTGAGAAGAGCCCTGGGCTAAGATTCGGGGACTGGCGGCCCAATCCCAGTTCTGCCTCCGGGGGCTggggagacctgactcccctcgCCTCTCCTTCCAGCCCATCCCCCCATCTGCGGAGTGAGGGACAGACTCCGTATCTTAGGTACCCTCCTCCGCTCCAGGGTTTTCCGATTTAGGATTCTCTCCAAAGGAAGCTGAAGCTGGCCTCAGTGAACTCATTCACGTGCAACCTGGTGAGGATTCCGTGCACTGCCCAAGGACCCCAGGCTGCTGCACTTGGTCACCATCTTCCATTATGAATGATCCTAGTCTTCCAAAAGGACCCTTTAAGAGTTTGAGAAAAAACACTCATAGTGATTTGGGAAATTAACGCTGGGGGTTAACTGCATCACTGACAACGAAATTGAATTCaagctgcttttttaaaaacatatatatatatatttttaagataagttctttgatagctcagttggtaaagaatctgcctgcaatgcaggagaccctggtttgatttctgggtcaggaagatctgctggagaagggataggctacccactccagtgttttgggcttcccttgtggctcagctggtaaagaatccacccgcaatgcgggagacctgggttcgatccccgggttgggaagatcccctggagaagggaaaggctacccattccagtttctggcctggagaattccatggactgtatagtccatgggatcgcagagtcagacatgattgagtgactttcactttcttttcactttcatacatttcaaaagaaaatacatgtctGAATATTTACAGTGTGTATGAGACACACACAACATACACGCCTTCATGCTCAGCCTGAATCAGATGCAGTTTGCTGACCTTGGCAACGTCTTGTCAGCCTTCCGTTCCTAATGACCCAAAGAGCAGGGAGCTGGAAAGAGTTTCAGCACTGTAGCATCAGTGTCTTTGAATCTGAATGTGCTGATTTCTTGAGCAAAATTTCACCACACTCTCCCTTCTGCAGATGCAAAAAGATCTTCCTttcctctgtctccatcttccTTTCCtggactttcttttttctcttcttttctattctttctccACCCCTGAATTGGCTACTGATTCAAAGATCACTTGACTTAAAAATCCCAGGCATGATTCCTATGGCAGAAATGGGAATTCGTTCTCCTCACCAGCCCTCTGGTTCTTCAGGTAACATCTTCGGCCAGCACATCAAAGCAACTTCCCTTTATTATACTTACTTCCCAAAGAATAGAAATGCACTGtgattcagaaaatatttctgagCCCTGACCCCATCCCAAAAACATTTCCATCCTTCCTCCAAGTCTCTGTTGAAGGAACATACCTATTAGACATAAAAGACAGTTGTCTTATGATTTCAGCATTTTATTGCCTGTATGAAATATGTAAGTGTTTTTATATATTCTCCTATTATTTTCACCTTATATTTTGTATTGTTgaaagatccttttttttttccttccaaggaattctCTTGTAAAATCACTTATAAGATATGATTAATCTTTATGCTATTACTGTATGTGACTTTTGGTAATAAATAGTAAACCATGGACAATATGATTGGTGCAGTCCAGAATGTGTATTAATAATCTTATAAAACAGTATCACAGACATTAAGCTAAACTGTTCCATTTTCTGTAGGAACTATATATGCTTTGGAATGGTTGTAGATATTGGTTtgcctaaaatatttaatttaaataaacatttttgtacCACGACCATTCTGTCATTTGAAATACAGCTTGGTGAAGGAAAAAGTTTTCAAGTGAGGCGTAGATATTATGCCAGTTCTCCTTCCAGTGTTGGTCAAAATGTTCTCTCcatcatcttttttattttaaaaaacttacctTGTTGGAGTGGTTGATTGGTTGATTTTATGAATTATGGTAAAGAGATAAAGCCTAATTTTACACCTTAGAAACAGTGTCATTCTTCTTGATattgaaagaaaagacaaattcaCAGCCTAGCTGCAAAACAATTTTCTCCTTGGATAGGATGACTTCACACTTGTAAGGTGGAATGCAGTGGTTGTCAGACTCTCAAGATGGGAAGTGGGGCCCAAGTATTTGCTTCCTTAAGGGGAAACtccattttccctttctttttgaaATCATCTTTTGAAGACTATTTAGATTGTCCTCTTTCCTATGCATCTAGGGATGTGGTCTTACAAGAATCATGTGCTCTCAAAGCTCCCTGGAATGTTGCAGAGAAAACAGGGCAACACAAGGGTGGGTAATTAAAGGATGTAATATCTTGTTAAGGTTCAAGATGAAAATCCCAGCCAAACAGTGTCCGGAAAAAAGCGATGATTCCTCAGTCCTCAGGCCATTCACTACATCTGGCTCCTCTCTGTGGGAAAGCCGTTGTAACTTGTTCATGTCAATAGAAGCCCTGTGTTCTTCCAGGGCCTCTGGGCCAAGGAGTGGGTCTTGGGAGGCTCCGATCAGGCAGACGTTCTTTGTGCAAATTGGATCGTAATCTCTCGTCATTACTTTAATAGCACTTTATAGATGTAGGGAGTTTTACAGCAAATTTTATGGTCTGTTTCTCATTCCCAGCCCCAGATGGGGCCCATCATCACTCCACCCCATTGCACAGTCAGgaacactgaggcccagggagggagggggcaccCTGGGGTCACCCTACTCAACTGGTGGAGGCTGGGGTTTCAGCACTTTGTCAAATACATTCGCTGGCATTGACAGTCTCCCAGTTAGAAGGCTCATGCCTTTCACAGAGACTCACCAGACGTAGGATTACATCCGGCCGGTTTTTAACCTCTCACATCCCAGGGGAAAAGGATGGACAAAGGGGAAATGACAAGGCTAGCATTAGATGACACCTGAATTCCTTGCCGCCGAGGCCCACCACCGTGGCCAGCTGACAGTGGCCGCCTGCAGCGTCATCGCCTGGCGGGAGAGCTTGTCCTGCAACGTCCACTGGCCATATCTATGTGTCAGCATCAGTGGCCGGCCCTGGACGGGGCCAGAGGGGCGTGTGTCATTCCGGGCCATACTGTGGGGGCGAGGGTGGTGTCCTCCGCCTTCGGGAGGGCAGGGCACTGACCTGCGACAGGGAGCTTTCTCACTTTTGCCCAGCTGTGAGTAAGACGGTCATGCCCGGAAGCCAGGGGTATTGTAGAGTTCTGGCCGCCCCTCCCAGGTACCCAGCTCTCCTGCCTGCGCCTCCCGGGACAAGCGTACTTTTGGCTTTGGCTGATGAGAATTGATGTGCGTGCACCGTTTTATGGGTTGTTTTCCTAAAACATGAATGTTACCATGTTACACTTCCTTAAGACCCTTCAGTGCCTGTGCGTCGCCCATGGCACACAGGGTCCCCAGGGACCCCACGAGGTTCATGGATCCGAGAAGGGGCCCTGGTACTGTGTCCACAtggccagcccccaccccctgccccttccccacaGTGTACCCACGGCCCGGAAAGCCTATTGTTCTCTGAAAATGCTTTCTTACCCAGGCTTCTGTGCTTTTCCCAGCactattccccaaccagggagacCCTCACTCTCATGGCCTGTCTGATGACATCGACCCACTGTCCAAATCCAGCTCAGACACTCCCACTCGTGCTGGCCGGGGAGCAGGTCACTCTCGTCTCTGAGCTCCAGCGGGGACTTGATGGGATCTAGCACTTACAGCTGGTGTTGGTGTGATCCATTTGTGTGAGTCTTCCCCAGCAGGGCAGATACATAGTAGCTGCTCAACAAGTaagtggatgaataaatgaataagttaaACATCTGAGAAGTCCTGTAGGTATTCCAGTGAGTCCTGGTGCTAAAGACCTGAAATCTTCTGGGTCCCTAATCTCCTCACTCATCTCTCCAGAAACCCAGACCCTGGAGCCCGTGTGTGTGCAGTTCTCAGGGCTCTGAGACAGAATGTGATATAGCCATGGCCATATAGCCTCCCCTGTTACAGAAGTAAATGAGTCAGGAGGTGGACACAGAGGACCCAAGCATCTCCTCTCCCGTCTCATCCTAGAGTACCAAAATAGAGCTGAAGGCAGGTGATTTGTAGCATTTTTAACTTCCTACGTTTCCTTTTGAAAAGCCTTTGCTGTTGATTTCATCCCCATCAAAGGGATTTGGacacaaggaaggaaggaggggaacaaaatatttatctgtgtattatctatccatccattgaGCCCATCCACCTACGTCACTTACTTCATCtttctacccatccatccacccacttaaCCATTTATCACCTAtctagctatcagttcagttcagtcgctcagtggtgtccgactctttgcaaccccatgaattgcagcacgccaggcctccctgtccatcaccaactcctggaattcactcaaactcatgtccatcgagtcagtgatgccatccagccatctcatcctctgtcgtccccttctcctcctgcccccaatccctcctagcatcagagtcttttccaatgagtcaactcttcgcataatctactgatattttaattttcaaaagaaacatAGTCTTTGTAGAAAGTTTAGTAAAAAGTAACATcataggtaaaaaaaaataagtcatctATTGTCAACAACTTAGCAACAttactggtaatttttttttatacacatcagtgtattttgtttgtttactcaGACCAGTCCTTTTTTGTTCGTCTAGCTTTACAGAGACATGGGTATTTTATGATAGACTTTT is part of the Bubalus kerabau isolate K-KA32 ecotype Philippines breed swamp buffalo chromosome 4, PCC_UOA_SB_1v2, whole genome shotgun sequence genome and harbors:
- the SOX7 gene encoding transcription factor SOX-7, with amino-acid sequence MASLLGTYPWPEGLECPALEAELSDGLSPPAAPRPPGDKGSESRIRRPMNAFMVWAKDERKRLAVQNPDLHNAELSKMLGKSWKALTLSQKRPYVDEAERLRLQHMQDYPNYKYRPRRKKQAKRLCKRVDPGFLLSSLSRDQNSLPEKRGGGRGAPGEKEDRGEYSPGSALPGLRGCFHDGPAGGSGGGGTPGSVDAYPYGLPTPPEMSPLDVLEPEQTFFSSPCQEDHAHSRRIAHLPGPPYSPEYAPNPLHCGHPLGSLALGQSSGVSMMSTVSGCPPSPAYYSQAAYPPLHSNLHAHLGQLSPPPEHPGFEALDQLSQVELLGDMDRNEFDQYLNTPGHPDSAAGALSGQGAVSQVTPTGPTETSLISVLADATATYYNSYSVS